A region from the Nitrospirota bacterium genome encodes:
- a CDS encoding helix-turn-helix domain-containing protein — protein MNKKISKEKRLSARLMLLEGRSYREIASELQVSVGSIHNIVKETPENLSPLISEIKKRTAIKYWLLSDHILSRISELNLTYATLKDKVIASAILMDKARLIEGEKVKDDNRVDLNNLNMIERSNDKNEDNSST, from the coding sequence ATGAATAAAAAAATCTCAAAAGAAAAAAGGCTGAGTGCAAGGCTGATGCTTTTAGAGGGAAGGTCCTATAGAGAAATTGCCTCTGAACTTCAGGTAAGCGTTGGAAGCATCCATAACATCGTAAAAGAAACGCCTGAAAATTTAAGCCCTCTTATAAGTGAGATTAAAAAAAGAACTGCCATAAAATACTGGCTCCTTTCAGACCACATCCTAAGCAGAATAAGTGAGCTGAACCTGACATATGCCACACTTAAAGACAAGGTCATTGCCTCTGCAATACTCATGGACAAGGCAAGGCTTATAGAGGGTGAGAAAGTAAAGGATGACAACAGAGTTGATTTGAACAATTTGAACATGATTGAACGCTCTAACGATAAAAATGAAGATAATTCAAGCACTTAG
- a CDS encoding MFS transporter translates to MKEPVSFSAFYFKDFRLFWVGQIVSYSGTWMHSTAQGWLVYSLTKSPFYLGIVSAAGSLPVLFFTLVGGVVADRVAKRNLLLLTSALSMIPAVLIGALTSIEIISVWHVMALAVFLGTVNAFDLPARQSFLVEMVERGNLLNAIALNSAAFNGARIIGPIIAGMTIAYIGLPACFYLNALSFVAVIIALSMIKAKGEKRETRGLMKELCEGMRFVKGEPQVRKVMLSVAVFSLFAIPFITLLPVFAEEILDVGVKGLGFLSGSAGGGAFTAAMMLAFIGDIKEKQKLQRLTTMLLPISLIIFSLSKNYYLSMASLVVTGWAVVTFLAISNSYIQLKTPDGLRGRVMSLYTLVFLGMAPIGNSLIGIVADMFGSAMAVTVGSSICLLASAIIMGKRT, encoded by the coding sequence ATGAAGGAACCCGTTAGCTTTTCCGCCTTTTATTTCAAAGACTTCAGGCTTTTCTGGGTAGGACAGATAGTATCGTATTCAGGCACATGGATGCACTCAACTGCACAGGGCTGGCTTGTTTATTCCCTTACGAAGTCCCCTTTTTATCTTGGCATTGTGTCTGCGGCTGGCTCTCTGCCTGTGCTTTTTTTTACCCTCGTAGGAGGGGTTGTCGCAGACAGGGTTGCAAAAAGGAATCTTCTTCTTCTGACCAGTGCCCTTTCAATGATTCCAGCAGTCCTGATAGGTGCACTGACGAGCATAGAAATCATTAGTGTTTGGCATGTCATGGCACTGGCAGTGTTTTTAGGCACGGTTAATGCTTTTGATTTGCCTGCAAGACAGTCCTTTTTGGTCGAGATGGTGGAAAGGGGCAATCTCTTGAATGCAATAGCACTTAATTCAGCCGCATTTAATGGTGCAAGAATCATAGGTCCTATAATAGCAGGCATGACCATTGCTTATATAGGGCTTCCTGCATGCTTTTACCTAAATGCCCTGAGCTTTGTTGCAGTCATCATTGCCCTTTCGATGATAAAGGCAAAGGGAGAAAAGAGGGAAACAAGAGGGCTTATGAAAGAACTGTGTGAGGGAATGAGGTTTGTAAAGGGAGAGCCTCAGGTTCGGAAGGTCATGCTTAGTGTAGCAGTCTTCAGCCTGTTTGCAATACCGTTTATAACGCTTCTTCCTGTGTTTGCAGAAGAGATATTGGATGTTGGCGTAAAGGGGCTTGGTTTTCTTTCGGGCTCAGCAGGTGGAGGTGCCTTTACAGCAGCCATGATGCTTGCATTTATAGGAGATATAAAAGAAAAGCAGAAACTGCAAAGGCTGACTACTATGCTTTTGCCAATCTCTTTGATTATATTTTCTCTTTCAAAAAACTACTATCTTTCGATGGCATCTCTGGTTGTTACGGGCTGGGCGGTTGTAACATTCTTAGCCATATCGAACAGCTATATCCAGCTTAAAACCCCTGATGGCTTGAGGGGAAGGGTTATGAGCCTTTATACATTAGTGTTTTTAGGTATGGCTCCAATAGGAAACAGCTTAATTGGCATTGTGGCAGATATGTTTGGCTCTGCTATGGCAGTTACGGTTGGCTCAAGCATTTGTCTTTTAGCATCTGCAATTATAATGGGGAAAAGGACATGA
- the tsaB gene encoding tRNA (adenosine(37)-N6)-threonylcarbamoyltransferase complex dimerization subunit type 1 TsaB, with protein sequence MKVLAIETSTMTGGAAVMDDAQGIIMEVRFTVSEGHSERLMVEIDHCLKEVGITVSDMDALSVSIGPGSFTGLRIGLSTVKGFSYATGIPVVAVPTLEAFSWNFPMSPYPVCPLLDARKKEVYAGVFLWNKDGFCRALSETSIKIRELTDLLKEHERVMFAGQGALLYKKEILEALGDRAIFPPPHLNVPLASATAYLGMKKALCGQFDNPLTLSPFYLRKAEAELKLMS encoded by the coding sequence ATGAAGGTGCTTGCCATAGAGACCTCGACAATGACAGGTGGAGCCGCTGTAATGGACGATGCTCAGGGCATTATCATGGAAGTGAGATTTACTGTCAGCGAAGGACACTCAGAGAGGCTGATGGTTGAAATCGACCACTGCCTCAAAGAGGTAGGCATTACCGTTTCTGATATGGATGCCCTTTCAGTGTCCATTGGTCCGGGCTCTTTTACAGGGCTAAGAATAGGTCTGAGCACTGTAAAAGGCTTTTCGTATGCAACAGGCATTCCAGTAGTGGCAGTGCCGACATTGGAGGCATTTTCGTGGAATTTTCCCATGAGCCCATACCCCGTGTGTCCGCTCCTCGATGCAAGGAAAAAAGAGGTCTATGCAGGTGTGTTTCTCTGGAACAAAGACGGATTCTGTAGAGCCCTTTCCGAGACATCCATAAAGATAAGGGAATTGACAGACCTTCTTAAAGAGCATGAAAGGGTTATGTTTGCAGGCCAAGGAGCCTTGCTTTATAAAAAGGAAATCTTAGAGGCACTCGGTGATAGGGCAATATTTCCCCCTCCTCATCTAAATGTCCCACTTGCTTCTGCCACAGCATACCTGGGGATGAAAAAGGCACTCTGTGGACAATTCGATAACCCCTTGACCCTGAGTCCCTTTTACCTAAGAAAGGCAGAGGCAGAGCTAAAGTTAATGTCCTGA
- the rimI gene encoding ribosomal protein S18-alanine N-acetyltransferase produces the protein MREVIIQKMQRHHILEILEIERLSFSTPWSEASFYNETYNPNSLSYTAELESNVVGYICVRHIADEAHILNLAVRPDMRRQGIARALVLKALEELSETQCKTVYLEVRASNYQARALYESFGFKVVGIRKSYYEFPKEDAVVMAFSLSSRTSQSYP, from the coding sequence ATGAGAGAAGTCATCATCCAAAAGATGCAGAGACACCATATCTTAGAGATACTGGAGATAGAGAGATTGTCCTTCAGCACACCATGGTCAGAGGCATCTTTTTATAACGAGACATATAACCCGAATTCGCTCTCGTATACAGCAGAATTGGAGTCAAATGTAGTAGGGTATATATGCGTAAGACATATTGCGGATGAAGCCCATATACTTAATCTTGCGGTCAGGCCTGACATGAGAAGGCAGGGTATAGCAAGGGCACTTGTCCTTAAAGCCCTCGAAGAGTTGAGTGAGACTCAATGTAAGACAGTATACCTTGAGGTCAGGGCCTCTAATTATCAAGCAAGGGCGCTTTATGAGTCATTTGGCTTTAAGGTTGTGGGGATAAGAAAATCCTATTATGAATTCCCAAAAGAGGATGCAGTTGTGATGGCTTTTAGCCTTTCCTCAAGGACATCTCAGTCATATCCTTGA
- a CDS encoding helix-turn-helix transcriptional regulator: protein MITKKDIGNLIRRLRKVAGMTQMELAEQMNITYQQVQKYEKGVSELTIKRLRQVADALNVPVSTFIPDDSGVAEPDAPYLTEDETNLLTQFRKLRSKKLKEGFVRILKDMTEMSLRKG from the coding sequence ATGATTACCAAAAAAGATATAGGAAATCTTATAAGAAGACTAAGAAAGGTAGCAGGCATGACCCAGATGGAGCTTGCCGAACAGATGAACATTACCTATCAGCAGGTTCAGAAGTACGAAAAGGGCGTATCGGAGCTTACCATAAAAAGACTAAGGCAGGTAGCAGATGCCCTGAATGTTCCTGTAAGCACATTCATTCCCGACGATAGCGGAGTGGCTGAGCCCGATGCTCCTTATCTTACCGAGGATGAAACGAATCTCCTCACCCAATTTAGAAAGCTAAGGAGTAAGAAACTCAAAGAGGGCTTTGTAAGAATCCTCAAGGATATGACTGAGATGTCCTTGAGGAAAGGCTAA
- a CDS encoding response regulator, whose translation MKQSILIIEGNEIKKKILKDFFWFYGYDALCVDSIDEAISSLQTRGFSLLIVDYHLSGMNWSAFIETIRSTYPNMPIIGMCRKEAEFRDLGIRKVISSPFDLKGLMDEVGFLLNTPRPHP comes from the coding sequence ATGAAGCAAAGTATTCTCATAATAGAGGGCAATGAGATTAAAAAGAAAATCCTTAAGGATTTTTTCTGGTTTTACGGCTACGATGCCCTGTGTGTGGACAGTATAGATGAGGCAATCAGCTCATTGCAAACGAGGGGGTTTAGCCTCCTTATAGTTGACTATCATCTGTCGGGCATGAACTGGTCAGCCTTCATAGAGACGATAAGGAGCACATATCCAAATATGCCAATAATAGGCATGTGTAGAAAGGAAGCGGAATTCCGCGATTTAGGCATAAGAAAGGTTATAAGTAGCCCTTTTGACCTTAAGGGGCTTATGGATGAAGTAGGCTTCCTCCTTAATACTCCAAGACCCCATCCATAG
- the amrS gene encoding AmmeMemoRadiSam system radical SAM enzyme, which yields MKEAMFYERLEDGKVRCFLCGHGCTIKPGKRGICHVRENIDGTLYSLVYGKVISMNIDPIEKKPLFHFLPGSSSFSIATVGCNFRCEHCQNYEISQYPRENPDVPIPGKDMTPEEVVELAQRYKCESISYTYTEPTIFFEFAYDCMRLAREKGIKNVFVSNGFMTPESARVAAEYLDANNIDLKGDNEFYKSICHAKVEPVKETIKLMKELGVWVEVTTLIIPDHNDSEKVLRDIAEFISSVDPSIPWHVTQFYPTYKLTDKPRTPVKTLRWARQLGFEAGLKYVYEGNVPGEGGENTYCPKCKELLIKRFGFSIIENRIKEGACFRCKTPMDGVLEY from the coding sequence ATGAAAGAGGCAATGTTTTATGAGAGGCTCGAAGATGGAAAGGTTCGGTGCTTTCTATGCGGACATGGATGCACAATAAAGCCTGGGAAAAGAGGCATATGCCATGTAAGGGAAAATATAGACGGAACCCTTTATAGCCTTGTCTATGGAAAGGTCATCTCGATGAACATAGACCCCATAGAGAAAAAGCCCCTTTTTCATTTCCTTCCAGGGTCAAGCTCTTTTTCTATTGCAACGGTTGGCTGTAACTTCAGGTGCGAGCATTGCCAGAACTATGAGATTTCACAGTATCCAAGGGAAAACCCCGATGTTCCAATACCCGGAAAGGATATGACGCCTGAGGAGGTAGTAGAGCTTGCCCAAAGATACAAATGTGAGAGTATCTCTTATACTTATACGGAGCCAACTATATTTTTCGAGTTTGCCTATGACTGTATGAGGCTTGCACGGGAAAAGGGAATCAAGAATGTCTTTGTAAGCAATGGCTTTATGACACCTGAGTCTGCAAGGGTTGCGGCAGAGTATCTCGATGCAAATAACATAGACCTTAAAGGAGACAATGAGTTCTATAAATCGATATGTCATGCTAAGGTTGAGCCTGTCAAAGAGACCATCAAGCTCATGAAGGAGCTTGGAGTGTGGGTTGAGGTGACAACCCTCATAATCCCTGACCACAACGACTCAGAAAAAGTGCTCAGGGACATTGCCGAGTTCATAAGCTCGGTTGACCCATCAATCCCATGGCATGTGACACAGTTTTATCCTACATATAAATTAACCGATAAGCCTCGCACACCTGTTAAGACATTAAGATGGGCAAGGCAATTGGGTTTTGAGGCAGGACTAAAATATGTTTATGAGGGAAATGTCCCTGGAGAAGGAGGTGAAAACACATACTGCCCGAAGTGTAAAGAGCTTCTCATCAAAAGATTTGGCTTTAGCATAATCGAAAACAGGATTAAAGAGGGAGCCTGCTTTAGATGTAAAACCCCTATGGATGGGGTCTTGGAGTATTAA
- a CDS encoding DEAD/DEAH box helicase, with amino-acid sequence MKIANNLTGCAIIKPMNINDIRQYGGSRELIDAISETGLKELYPPQEMAIQAGLLKGEESFVISAPTASGKTLIAEMSILKVFLEARQKTIYLVPLRALAREKYEDFLKKYKALGMMVALSTGDYDREEPWLHSADLIIATNEKIDSLIRHHAGWLKDVGLVIADEIHLMGDSRRGPTLEIVLSRLRAINPCLRLIALSATIPNADEISRWLNARLIESDWRPVPLKEGVYYNGKTMFRDGTVRHCPQESRIDVVDLSLETIKEGGQAIVFVSTRKSTEAVSRRCSEYVGAILQKEKTDELKELSEEVLSAVSEPTHLCRKLSEQIAKGVSFHHAGINYTQRKLIEDAFRQNKIKLIASTTTLAMGLNLPSRRVIIRDWLRYESGIGQLPIPVIEIKQMSGRAGRPGYDKYGETVLIARSIRDEQRLFEKYIKGRPEKILSQLITPSALRTHILASIAGGFTGTTKELKGFLGTTFAGFQRGVSFLMGIAEDIVDFLSEEGMVVSVKEELHATRFGKRVSELYIDPMSAVIIRDGIRMPKPKEAFPMFHLIARTPDMMRLTIRKKDHEEMLDVFYAHQDKLLISEKEEYPTDESLSQLKTASLLMQWILEMPEDKITSHFGIGPGDLRSLVELSNWLIYSSSEIGKVFGIKEEVKDINRLRVRLSYGVKEELLELVSLKGIGRVRARSLFGAGFKGIKDIKEASVDALTSVPSIGSSVAESIKRQV; translated from the coding sequence GTGAAAATTGCCAACAATCTAACAGGATGTGCGATAATTAAGCCTATGAATATAAATGACATTAGGCAGTATGGTGGCTCTCGAGAGCTGATAGATGCCATTTCTGAAACAGGTCTTAAGGAGCTTTATCCTCCGCAGGAAATGGCGATTCAGGCAGGACTTCTTAAGGGAGAGGAGTCGTTTGTCATCTCTGCGCCAACTGCCTCTGGGAAGACCCTTATAGCCGAGATGTCAATACTCAAGGTATTCCTCGAGGCAAGGCAAAAGACAATATATCTTGTGCCCTTGAGGGCATTGGCAAGGGAAAAATACGAGGACTTCTTAAAGAAATATAAGGCATTGGGCATGATGGTTGCCTTAAGCACAGGAGATTATGACAGGGAAGAGCCATGGCTTCACAGTGCAGACCTTATAATTGCAACAAACGAAAAGATTGACTCCCTTATAAGGCATCATGCAGGCTGGCTAAAGGATGTGGGATTGGTCATAGCAGACGAGATACACCTCATGGGAGACTCCCGTAGAGGTCCTACCCTCGAAATAGTCCTAAGCCGTCTTAGGGCAATAAACCCCTGTTTAAGGCTTATAGCCCTGAGTGCCACAATCCCTAATGCAGATGAGATATCGAGGTGGCTTAATGCAAGGCTCATAGAGTCTGATTGGAGACCTGTTCCTCTAAAAGAAGGGGTTTACTATAACGGAAAGACAATGTTTCGTGATGGCACTGTCAGGCATTGTCCTCAAGAAAGTAGGATAGATGTGGTTGACCTCTCACTTGAGACAATAAAGGAAGGGGGGCAGGCTATTGTGTTTGTGAGTACAAGGAAATCGACAGAGGCGGTTTCAAGAAGGTGCTCGGAGTATGTAGGCGCTATCCTCCAAAAAGAAAAGACAGATGAACTGAAGGAACTTTCAGAGGAGGTGCTTTCAGCGGTCTCTGAGCCTACGCACCTTTGTAGAAAACTTTCAGAGCAGATTGCAAAAGGTGTTTCATTTCATCATGCAGGCATTAACTACACCCAGAGAAAACTCATAGAGGATGCATTCAGGCAGAATAAGATAAAGCTCATAGCCTCAACGACAACCCTCGCAATGGGACTAAACCTGCCCTCAAGAAGGGTCATCATAAGGGACTGGCTGAGGTATGAGTCAGGCATAGGTCAACTGCCGATTCCAGTTATCGAGATAAAACAGATGTCGGGAAGGGCAGGAAGACCCGGATACGATAAATACGGAGAGACTGTCCTTATAGCCCGAAGTATCAGGGACGAACAAAGACTTTTTGAAAAATATATAAAAGGCAGACCCGAAAAAATCCTCTCACAGCTTATAACACCATCAGCCCTTAGAACTCACATACTTGCATCTATAGCAGGTGGATTTACAGGCACAACGAAAGAGCTTAAAGGATTCTTAGGCACTACATTTGCCGGCTTTCAAAGGGGTGTGTCTTTCCTTATGGGTATTGCAGAGGACATAGTGGATTTTCTTTCGGAAGAAGGCATGGTGGTTTCGGTGAAAGAGGAGCTTCATGCAACAAGGTTTGGAAAAAGGGTCTCTGAGCTTTACATAGACCCAATGAGTGCAGTGATAATTCGGGATGGTATTCGTATGCCAAAGCCTAAAGAGGCTTTCCCCATGTTTCACCTTATAGCCCGCACCCCTGACATGATGAGGCTTACGATTAGAAAGAAAGACCATGAGGAGATGCTCGATGTTTTCTATGCACATCAGGATAAGCTTTTGATTTCAGAAAAAGAGGAATATCCCACTGATGAGAGCCTCTCTCAACTTAAGACTGCATCCTTGCTCATGCAGTGGATACTTGAGATGCCTGAGGATAAAATAACAAGCCACTTTGGAATTGGCCCTGGAGACCTGAGAAGCCTCGTAGAGCTAAGCAATTGGCTCATTTATTCCTCAAGCGAGATAGGCAAGGTCTTTGGCATTAAGGAAGAGGTAAAGGATATAAACAGGCTCAGGGTCAGACTTTCATATGGTGTCAAGGAAGAACTTCTTGAGCTTGTCAGCCTCAAAGGCATTGGAAGGGTTAGGGCAAGAAGCCTCTTCGGTGCAGGATTTAAGGGCATCAAAGACATCAAAGAGGCATCGGTCGATGCGCTAACATCTGTCCCTTCTATCGGAAGCTCGGTTGCAGAGAGCATAAAGAGACAGGTTTGA